The segment TTGGGCAAAGTGTTAGATTTAGGTTGTTCTGACGGCTCATTACTATTATTGTTAGATAAACATGGATTTGATGTATGGGGTTATGAACCTGATACTCAAATGGCAGAATTAGCCAACAAAAGATTATCAAAAGATCAAGAGAAAGTAAGCAATGATATGTTTCCAGGTAAAGAAGTAGAAAAAAATACTTATGATTTAATTTGCTCCTCACATTTGTTTGAGCATATAGTAGATCCAATAACTCATCTTGAACAAATTAGAGAGAGTCTAACAGTTAATGGCTTGTTATTTATGGAAATCCCTAATCAATATAGCAGACTTAAAGATTTTCTTTGTCCTGGTGCTCAAATGTTAGGACATCTTTATTATTACTCTCCTCATAGTATTAAATGTATTCTTGAGAATCATGGATTTAAAGTGATTTATATTACGACTTGTGGCATAAATATCAAAAATTTTAGAAAACCCTATGGCAAAAGCTCAATAGAAATTCAAATTGATAATCTAATAGTATCTCTTTTAAAGATAGTTTCAAAGGGACATTTGATTAAAAAACTTTATGACAAAATAGAAAAAAAGGTTTTGCAGTTAAATAAATTATATTTATCTAAAGAAACAACGACTCATGAAGTACAATCGCCTTATACTACCTACTGGGAAGGTAATGAACAGGGCAACGCCATTCGTCTCATTGCCAAAAAAATGATATAATAGAATTTTTATGAAGCATCAAGTTCTACTGGAAAAATGAAGCTAGAGAACTTATATCACTCAAGCAAAAAAACTTTAAATATCGAGGAGTTTCAGCACCAATGATAAAAAAAACTATCAAAAATCTACTTCATACAATGGGCTATGATTTGGTTAAGTCTAATTCCATTACAGTTGATAAAAATCAAAAACGATCAGCTAAACCCATACAACCAATAGACAATATAGCTGACAGTTATCTATATACTAACTACTCAAGTATAGCTTTAGAAGAAAGGAAATTTTATAATATCGGAGCTGGTAACTTTTTCCACCCATATTGGACTAATGTTGATTATGGCACTGATTGGTATAAAGAATCTCAAAAAAATCCATTTATTGAATATAATCTTATGAAGTGTGAACCCTTACCTTTAGAGGATAACACTGCTGAGATTATCTATACAAGCCACACAATAGAGCATGTTACTAATGAAGCTGTCTTAAATTTGTTTAAAGAAGCTTATCGAACTATCAAACCAGGAGGAGGTATTAGAATTGTTTGTCCTGATGCTCGTCTTTTATATGACACAATAGCCACGAATGATTTATCATTTTGGAAGCCATATCATGAATGGATTGATTTTAAGGATAAACTCAGTGAAGTCACTGTATTTGACTTTTTTGTTAGAGAACTGGCTACATCTAGATGTAGATTTTATCAACAGGGCAATAGTGATAATGTCTTAACCCTAGAGATTCTTAAAGAATTATATGAAAAGTTAGATTATAGGGATTTTTGTGAGCAAGTTTGTTCAGGTTGTTGCTTCAGAGATCAATTTCCTGGAGATCATATCAACTGGTGGGATGAAAACAAAGTCAAAGATTGTCTTAAGCAAGCTGGTTTTACTAATATCTATATTTCCAGATATGGACAATCAAAGTTACCCCCTTTAAGAAATACAAATCTTTTTGATAATTCTTTTTTTATGATAGCTTTGTATATTGAAGCTCGCAAATAAATTAGGCTTGTTTTTCATTTCCCTTTTTGTTGAAGCAACAAAAACTAACAAATTTCTTTAATTAAACCATGTTTTTGAAACCGAAAATGATGCTCTAATAAATTATGCTAATGAACAATTTGAACATAAGTCAAATGATTAATAGTGATGGTTTTGTCCTTATTAGAGACGTTTTCTCTGGTGAGGAAATTAAAAGATTAAGAAAAACGGTAAAGACTTACTTTAGAAATAAAGGATTATTAGCCAATTCAGGACTAACTCAACCCAATGCTGCTGTTGAGTTTACTGATATTGGCTGGTTATTTTATCATCCTAAAATGTTAGCAGTAATGCGTCAATTGCTAGGACAAAAAGACATTATGTTTACCAGTCATTGTGATGTTCATTGTCGAACTTTATCCGCATGGCATAAAGATGATGGAATGGGGGTAATGGAAGGAGGGTATTTTGGATTTCCTGCTTATGATCAACAAGACTGTCGTGTTTATAAAGTAGCACTTTATCTTCAAGATCATGATAATAATACTGGAGGACTAACGGTTAGAAAAGGTTCTCATAAATTCTCGGAAATTCATCAAGGAGAAGAAGTTTATCTAAAAACCAAAGCTGGTGATATTGTGGTTTTTGATGTAAGATTAAGTCATACTGGTCAACAAGATATTATTCCTTTTCCTTCTTTACAAAAACCTAATTTAATCTTACAAAAAGCTCTTAATAAGTCTTTAAAAATTCCTCCTAATAAATCTCAAAAATACCTTAAAGATATTTACGATAAGTTATTTGTAGAAAGATTATCTATTTTCTTTACCTATGGTTTACCGAATGACTATACTAAAGCTTTTGCTATTAATAATATGAAACGTCAATTATGGCAAAATAAAAATACTAATATCTTTCTTTCTCCAGAAACCAGACAAGCATTTATTAATAATAATGTTCTTCTAGCAGAGGATTATTTTAGCGAACTTATCAATGAAAATTAAGGCTACTTTCTCGTGTCCTCACTCTCTTGAAGAAGCAAAAACAATTCAAGAAAACCTCAAGAAAAAAGTGATTCTTGAAGATCAATTCTCAGAGGTTAATTATGTTGCTGGTGTTGATGTAGGTTTTAGAGATAATTATCAACTAACCCAAGCAGCAATAGCTGTCTTATCGTTCCCAAAATTAGAGTTAGTTGAAACCCAAATTGCTTGTCTTCCGACAACCTTTCCTTATATTCCAGGTTTCCTATCATTCCGAGAAATTCCCGCCATCTTAAAAGCATTAGAAAAACTTAAAATTCCCCCTAATATTATTTTATGTGATGGACAAGGAATCGCCCATCCCCGACGCTTAGGAATTGCTTCCCATTTAGGGGTATTAATTGATCTTCCTACCATTGGAGTTGCTAAATCTTTATTAGTCGGAAAACATGAAGAAGTTCCCCCCGAAAAAGGCAATTGGCAACCCTTAATAGACAAGGGAGAAATCATTGGGGTTGTCTTGCGATCGCGGACTAATATTAAACCCATTTATGTCTCTATTGGCCATAAAATTAGTTTACCAACAGCGATTGATTATGTCATGCAATGTCTGACTAAATATCGCTTACCAGAAACCACCCGATGGGCAGATAAATTAGCCTCAAATAAAGGAAATATGATAAACTTATCTAAAATCTAACTATCTAAAAATACCGTGAATATCTTAATGATTTGTGCTACCTTTCCTTATCCACCAACCAGAGGAGGAACTCAAGGAAGAACCTTTAATTTACTGAAAACCCTTACTCAATACCATAACATAACACTAATTACTCAAAAAGCTGACGATGTAACCGACGATGAAATAACCCAACTTCAGAGGTATGTTCAAGAATTAGTCATTTTTTCGCGTCCAAAAGAACAAGGTACAGGGGTTTTAGAAAAAATACAACGCTTTGCTCAATTTGTCTTAGAAGGAACTCCTCCTAATGTTCGTTCTCTCTATTTGTCAGAGATTCAAAATTGGATAGATCAAGCGGTTAAAACAAAAAAGTTTGATGTTATTACCTGTGAACATAGTGTCAATGAAATCTATATTCGTCCCCAGTGGAAAAAACAGCTAAAAACCATTATTGATATTCATAGTTCTGTTTATAAAACCTGTCAAAATCAATTAGAAACGAATACATCAGATCACCCTTTACGCGATCGCCTCTACCTTCCCCTGTTACGTCGCTATGAACAGCGTACTTTAGCTAAATTTTCTCAAATTGTTGTCACCACCGATGAAGATGAACGACAGATGCGCGAATTTTCTCGCCAAGCTAATATTACCTTAATTGCTAATGGTGTTGATTTAGAAACCTTTCCCTATCGTCCTAGAGATCCAGGGGGACATCATCTGATGTTTGTGGGAGGATTAGATTATTTTGTTAACATCGATGGGGCAGTTTTTTTTAGTCAAGAAGTTTTCCCTATTTTACAACAAAAATACCCTGATGTTACCTTAACCTTAGTCGGTTCAAAACCAGCACCAGAAGTACAAAAATTAACCGAAAATCCGAGTATTAAAGTAACCGGAAGAGTCCCTTCGGTTGCTGAATATTTGCATCAAGCAACGGTAGCTGTTATTCCCTTAAGAACAGGGTTTGGAATGAAATTTAAAACCCTTGAAGCAATGGCATCCGGGGTTCCTGTTGTTGCCAGCGATCGCGGTTTAGAAGGGATGTCTGTTGATACTCCAGATGTTCCTTTAAGGGCATTACGCGCTAATACTATCGATCAATATATTATCACTATTAGCCGACTTTTTGAACAACCTGAATTAAGAGAAGAATTATCTAAAAATGGACGACAATTCATCGAAGAAAACTATACTTGGGAACGGTTAGGAAAACAGTATGAACAGTTAATAGTTAATAGTTGAGTAGGGGTGGGTTGATCTTGCCCGTTCCCTGTTCCCTAAAATTTAGGAATGTAGCGCTAAAAAGGCTAAGCTTCCTAATCCTGAACCTAACAAAAGTCCTGTTTTTAAAGGTAGTTTACTAGGATTAATGATTAACAATAGGAAAAAGTAGAAATCCATAAAAACTCTCGAGTAATCTAAATAATACCCTAAAATTGTCATACTACTCATAGCAAACATGGTACTATAAAGAAGAGTACTCAATTCAATCAATTTATTGTCTTTTTGCCGATAATAAGCAATTATTAATACTGTTGTTAAAATCGCTAAAAGTAAAATAAATAGATAAGCTTCAAATAAATTCCGACCATTCAATCCCCCCGTAATTAAAGAAACAAATTTTTGATAAATACCCACAAAAGGATAACCAAAATTTGCCTTGACTCTAACGGCTCCTGGTAAATTCAAAAAACTAATATAAACCGTCCAAAAAATAGGAAGAATTAAAGCCGCAAAAAGATACTTAATCTGTGCCTTTTTCTTTTGTAAAATGCTGGTTATTAGAAGGGCTAACCAAATTAACAGCAACGTTTCTCGTGTTAAACAAGCCAAAGCGATCGCAATAGCCGTTCCTAGGGGTTTATCAAAGCGATAACAATAAAAGGCTATAATTAATAATAAACTACTCAATAAATCCGCCGTTCCCAAAGAAAACACCATCCAAACCCCAGGAATACATAACGTTAAGAGAGGTTGCCATCGGTTGACTGGATTAGGGTTAAAATAGAGACTGGTAATCCCAACAATGGCAATAATTGATAAACCATTAATAGCCACCATCATGTAGGGAATTAACGGACGATAACCGAAACTTAAAACATAACTTAGTAAGGGATAGAAAATACGACGGTAACGGTAAATAGGATGATCCAGACTATCAAGAGTAGCAGGGTTGTGCAGAAACGGATCAAAGGCAAGACTGAGAAATTGCTGACCATCATAGCCAATTTCCCCACGATAGATTAGGGTCCTGTTTGGGTCAAGATAGGGAGAAAGCGGTAAAATTGAACCAATGCGAAAAAACCCTGTAATCTGACCGTGGAACTTGATCAAGTACAAATAAAGGGTAATGGCCATTACAACAAGAATAGCAATCAGTAAATTAATAATTTGAGGAGATAACTTAGAGGCAAAACGCTGCATAATGGTAGAAAAAATTAATAAGCTGAGACAAACATGGATTGACCCGTCAACAAAGATTCAGAAATTTTTGAGAAGACCGATCCATTTTGTTGTATTTTGAAAGAGGAGAGTTATCTTTTGTGTGAAATTTCCCTCAATATTTAG is part of the Rippkaea orientalis PCC 8801 genome and harbors:
- a CDS encoding class I SAM-dependent methyltransferase is translated as MTHPLPTVKELLEFYQSGYYIKTITKEAIEQRLLASQQRASSQFEFIRQYLPENTTLGKVLDLGCSDGSLLLLLDKHGFDVWGYEPDTQMAELANKRLSKDQEKVSNDMFPGKEVEKNTYDLICSSHLFEHIVDPITHLEQIRESLTVNGLLFMEIPNQYSRLKDFLCPGAQMLGHLYYYSPHSIKCILENHGFKVIYITTCGINIKNFRKPYGKSSIEIQIDNLIVSLLKIVSKGHLIKKLYDKIEKKVLQLNKLYLSKETTTHEVQSPYTTYWEGNEQGNAIRLIAKKMI
- a CDS encoding class I SAM-dependent methyltransferase yields the protein MIKKTIKNLLHTMGYDLVKSNSITVDKNQKRSAKPIQPIDNIADSYLYTNYSSIALEERKFYNIGAGNFFHPYWTNVDYGTDWYKESQKNPFIEYNLMKCEPLPLEDNTAEIIYTSHTIEHVTNEAVLNLFKEAYRTIKPGGGIRIVCPDARLLYDTIATNDLSFWKPYHEWIDFKDKLSEVTVFDFFVRELATSRCRFYQQGNSDNVLTLEILKELYEKLDYRDFCEQVCSGCCFRDQFPGDHINWWDENKVKDCLKQAGFTNIYISRYGQSKLPPLRNTNLFDNSFFMIALYIEARK
- a CDS encoding phytanoyl-CoA dioxygenase family protein translates to MNNLNISQMINSDGFVLIRDVFSGEEIKRLRKTVKTYFRNKGLLANSGLTQPNAAVEFTDIGWLFYHPKMLAVMRQLLGQKDIMFTSHCDVHCRTLSAWHKDDGMGVMEGGYFGFPAYDQQDCRVYKVALYLQDHDNNTGGLTVRKGSHKFSEIHQGEEVYLKTKAGDIVVFDVRLSHTGQQDIIPFPSLQKPNLILQKALNKSLKIPPNKSQKYLKDIYDKLFVERLSIFFTYGLPNDYTKAFAINNMKRQLWQNKNTNIFLSPETRQAFINNNVLLAEDYFSELINEN
- the nfi gene encoding deoxyribonuclease V (cleaves DNA at apurinic or apyrimidinic sites), with the translated sequence MKIKATFSCPHSLEEAKTIQENLKKKVILEDQFSEVNYVAGVDVGFRDNYQLTQAAIAVLSFPKLELVETQIACLPTTFPYIPGFLSFREIPAILKALEKLKIPPNIILCDGQGIAHPRRLGIASHLGVLIDLPTIGVAKSLLVGKHEEVPPEKGNWQPLIDKGEIIGVVLRSRTNIKPIYVSIGHKISLPTAIDYVMQCLTKYRLPETTRWADKLASNKGNMINLSKI
- a CDS encoding glycosyltransferase family 4 protein, with translation MNILMICATFPYPPTRGGTQGRTFNLLKTLTQYHNITLITQKADDVTDDEITQLQRYVQELVIFSRPKEQGTGVLEKIQRFAQFVLEGTPPNVRSLYLSEIQNWIDQAVKTKKFDVITCEHSVNEIYIRPQWKKQLKTIIDIHSSVYKTCQNQLETNTSDHPLRDRLYLPLLRRYEQRTLAKFSQIVVTTDEDERQMREFSRQANITLIANGVDLETFPYRPRDPGGHHLMFVGGLDYFVNIDGAVFFSQEVFPILQQKYPDVTLTLVGSKPAPEVQKLTENPSIKVTGRVPSVAEYLHQATVAVIPLRTGFGMKFKTLEAMASGVPVVASDRGLEGMSVDTPDVPLRALRANTIDQYIITISRLFEQPELREELSKNGRQFIEENYTWERLGKQYEQLIVNS
- a CDS encoding AZOBR_p60025 family cell surface glycopolymer formation protein; this encodes MQRFASKLSPQIINLLIAILVVMAITLYLYLIKFHGQITGFFRIGSILPLSPYLDPNRTLIYRGEIGYDGQQFLSLAFDPFLHNPATLDSLDHPIYRYRRIFYPLLSYVLSFGYRPLIPYMMVAINGLSIIAIVGITSLYFNPNPVNRWQPLLTLCIPGVWMVFSLGTADLLSSLLLIIAFYCYRFDKPLGTAIAIALACLTRETLLLIWLALLITSILQKKKAQIKYLFAALILPIFWTVYISFLNLPGAVRVKANFGYPFVGIYQKFVSLITGGLNGRNLFEAYLFILLLAILTTVLIIAYYRQKDNKLIELSTLLYSTMFAMSSMTILGYYLDYSRVFMDFYFFLLLIINPSKLPLKTGLLLGSGLGSLAFLALHS